The following proteins are co-located in the Hevea brasiliensis isolate MT/VB/25A 57/8 chromosome 11, ASM3005281v1, whole genome shotgun sequence genome:
- the LOC110633185 gene encoding MYB-like transcription factor TCL1 isoform X1, with translation MAESEHSSSDETDVDSQVLLCIMRRLFHQYWTLSSSVDFGLFGSAERNQETKLEFSEDEEALVIRMYNLVGERWSLIAGRIPGRTAEEIEKYWNSRCSTSE, from the exons ATGGCTGAAAGTGAACATTCTTCTTCTGATGAGACTGATGTGGATTCTCAAG TTCTTCTATGCATCATGAGACGTTTATTCCACCAGTATTGGACACTTTCCTCTAGTGTTGATTTTGGGTTGTTTGGTTCAGCGGAAAGGAATCAAGAAACCAAGCTTGAATTCTCTGAGGATGAGGAAGCACTTGTAATTAGGATGTATAATCTAGTTGGAGAGAG ATGGTCTCTAATTGCTGGGAGGATTCCTGGAAGAACCGCAGAGGAGATTGAGAAGTACTGGAACTCCAGATGCTCGACCAGTGAATGA
- the LOC110633185 gene encoding MYB-like transcription factor ETC1 isoform X2: MAESEHSSSDETDVDSQAERNQETKLEFSEDEEALVIRMYNLVGERWSLIAGRIPGRTAEEIEKYWNSRCSTSE, encoded by the exons ATGGCTGAAAGTGAACATTCTTCTTCTGATGAGACTGATGTGGATTCTCAAG CGGAAAGGAATCAAGAAACCAAGCTTGAATTCTCTGAGGATGAGGAAGCACTTGTAATTAGGATGTATAATCTAGTTGGAGAGAG ATGGTCTCTAATTGCTGGGAGGATTCCTGGAAGAACCGCAGAGGAGATTGAGAAGTACTGGAACTCCAGATGCTCGACCAGTGAATGA